One Tenebrio molitor chromosome 2, icTenMoli1.1, whole genome shotgun sequence genomic region harbors:
- the LOC138124750 gene encoding uncharacterized protein, translating into MAQSFLNEDELYVPEDIIKEARSVIENLLPRKSVSLYEKEYNIFCAWRKSRNIKGVSEEVLLSYFAEKVKKYKASTLWSCYSKLKSTLLIKEQVDISKFLSLKTFLKREYSTYTPIKSNVLEREHFNKFLEDAPDKIYLLIKVALVMGIGGGCRMDELHKMKIDDIEDRDNILIIQVPETKTNKKRMFTIVDNTKIGVSKLALYKKYSDLRPANTPTKSFFLGYRNEKCTKQVVGINTFYKMPRMIAEFLKLPLPKSYTGHCFRRSSATLLANTGANTLMMKRHGGWKSNSVVEGYIDESVENKKEICNRILMGTSSTKNCQGFSNELPGCSGANLIKSEDVVNFIKSKDVANENTVKCGGKVFKKCTFNFY; encoded by the exons ATGGCCCAATCTTTCCTTAATGAAGATGAATTGTATGTTCCTGAAGATATTATTAAAGAAGCCAGAtctgttattgaaaatttattgccgcgAAAATCTGTATCGTTGTATGAAAAAGAATACAATATTTTCTGTGCCTGGAGGAAAAGCAGAAACATAAAAGGTGTATCAGAAGAAGTCCTGCTATCGTACTTCGCAGAAAAGGTAAAAAAGTATAAGGCTTCAACATTGTGGAGTTGTTATTCAAAGTTGAAGAGTACCTTACTGATCAAGGAACAAGTAGACATATCAAA atttttgagTCTGAAGACTTTCCTTAAGCGAGAATACTCAACCTACACACCgattaaatcaaatgtgttagaGAGGgaacattttaacaaatttttggagGATGCACCTGATAAGATTTACTTGTTGATAAAG GTTGCCTTGGTCATGGGAATCGGCGGAGGATGCAGAATGGATGAATtacacaaaatgaaaattgacgATATCGAAGATCGAGATAATATTCTGATAATACAAGTTCCCGAAACAAAAACGAATAAGAAGCGTATGTTTACTATTGTGGATAATACGAAAATAGGAGTTAGCAAGTTGGctttatacaaaaaatatagtgaTTTAAGACCTGCAAATACACCAACCAAGAGTTTCTTTTTGGGTTATCGCaatgaaaaatgtacaaaGCAAGTGGTGGGaattaacacattttacaAGATGCCCCGAATGATAGCGGAATTTTTAAAGCTGCCATTACCTAAATCTTACACTGGTCATTGCTTTAGGAGATCAAGTGCTACTCTTTTGGCGAACACTGGAGCTAACACGCTTATGATGAAGAGACATGGTGGCTGGAAATCGAATTCGGTTGTAGAAGGCTACATTGATGAATCAGTTGAAAATAAGAAGGAAATTTGTAACAGAATTTTGATGGGAACAAGCAGCACAAAGAATTGTCAAGGATTTTCAAACGAATTACCTGGTTGCAGTGGCGCTAACCTCATCAAAAGTGAGGATGTCGTTAACTTCATCAAAAGCAAAGATGTCGCTAACGAGAATACTGTCAAATGTGGTGGaaaagtgtttaaaaagtgcacatttaatttttattaa